DNA from Evansella sp. LMS18:
TCCAGCTTATTAACGTACAACACTGAAGGGAGTTCTCTGTGAATTAAATATGTTATATTAAGTGTTGGGAGCTTCCCGTCAGGAGGAGTGGAAATGAAAGAGAATGAACTGGCAGCAGTAAAAAAGGAGCACTTTATAGAACGGCTCGGCCTGGAATCCGTACCGGTTTCTATGCGGACAACGACGGCTTTTGATTACATAAAAATACAAACTGCGGTTTCAGTGAACGCAGGTAACTTTCTTGTCCCGGCGCTGGCAGTACTAGAAGGAGGGCTGACTTTCCTGCAGGCTGTAATCTCAGTGGTTGCTGGTGCAGCTGCGGCGTTTTTCTTTGTTTCCCTGTTGTCCTTCCCTGGGTCTGTGTATGGTTTTCCGGCGCAGTTTTCCATTAGAATGATACTGGGGACGAAAGGTGCCATGTATTTGTCCTCACCTGTAAGGGCGCTCACTTCCCTGTACTGGTTCAGTGTCCAGACAATAGGCGGGGCATATATAGTTCAGGAAATACTCAGAAGGATTTTCCATATTGATCTGCCTTTTTTATTAATCTCTGTTTTCCTTGCTGTAGTTATGGCATATTTAGCTCTTGTAGGCTTTAATGCTATTAAAAAATTTACTGCTTATTTCACCCCTGTGCTTCTCCTTGCGGCGGCAGTCATGTTGTTTATCTATTTTACCGGAGAAACAGGGGCAAAGAGCCAGCCATCAGAAATCCTGGCAGCATCGGGAACCGGCTCCGCAGGAACGATGTTCTTTTTTGCAAGCCTCGCTTTTGTCCAGTATATTTCAGGCGTAAGCGCTTCGTCCGATTTAGCAAGATACGGTAAATCCCCCCGGGGAGCTTTTACTGGAATCTTTATTGGCAACACCACCGGCTTTTTCTTTACAGCAGTTCTTGGCGCATATACAGCAGCTGTATCGGGCCACTGGAATCCTTTCCTTATTACCTCGAGAATGACAGAATCTGTCTTGTTTCTTATCATTATTTTTGCAGCTGCGATTGGAAGCATGGTTTCTATCAATATCAACAATGCTTATTCAGGAGGGTTCAGTCTCCTGAACAGTGTCCCCCGGCTTGGGAGAGTAAAGTGTGCTCTCATATTTGGGGCAGCGGGGGTTTTGCTCAGCACCTATCCCGCAATAGTGGATGAGGCCTCATCCTTTATTTCTGCTCTTGGAATGCTTATTATTCCGTTATCCGGAGTAATAGTATCTGACTTCCTGTTCATTAAAAAAAGAAAGTTCTCTGAAGAGGATTTGCAAAAGCTGGCGGAGAACAGCTTAGAGCTCAACAGGGATGCCCTTTATTCAGCAGGTTTCGGTCTTCTTGTGTACATACTGGTCCCGGCAGATTACTCCCCTGGTTTTATCGCTTTTGCCGTATCAGCGGCAGTTTATTATGTTCTTGCAAAAAAAAGAATTGCGAGGTAATAGAATATGTGTCTCATAGGTCTTATGATAAATGAACATCCGGATTATCCTTTTATCTTTGCTTCTAACAGAGATGAATTTTACAGCAGGGAAACTGAACGGGCCAGTGAATGGGAGGGACCTCCAGGACTCATAGCAGGAAAAGATCTGGAAAAAGGCGGTACCTGGCTGGGAATAACAAAGTCCGGTGATTTTGCTGCTCTGACGAATGTAAGGGAGCCGTCTGCTGATGCCGAAGGGAAACGTTCAAGAGGAGAGCTTGTTAAGAGTTACTTTGAGAACAGGGAAGCCTTTTATAAAAATCTCGGGCAGGCTTCTTTATACGGTGGCTTTAACCTCATATTTGGAAACATGCGGCAGCTCAGTTATTTTTCCAACAAAGCAGAACGGAAGGCAAGCCTCACAAATGGTATACACGCCCTTAGCAATGCAGCATTGAACACGCCATGGCCGAAAGTAGAGCACTTGAAAGCTGGAATGAAGGAGTTAGTATCTGTCAAGTCATCATCCGAACTGGAGGAAAACCTATTCAGCCTGCTTAAGGCTGACCAGGTATTCCCTGATGACCAGCTCCCGGATACGGGAGTTGGCACCGAGCTGGAAAAAATGCTGTCCCCGTTGTTTATAAGCAGTGATCAATACGGTACAAGATCCAGTACGGTAATCCTTGTTGATAAAAATTTGAATTGCACGTTTGTGGAAAGGTCTTATGTTCCATCATCAGGTGAAAAAAGGTTTACCTTTAAAATAGGATAGAGGAATCTTAATTATAAAAGGGAGCAGCCGGTGCTGCTCCCTTTTCAGAAAAACTTAACGGCTTTTCTGTGTACTTTTATGTATGCGGGGGTAATTCCTATTTCTTCACCATCTCCTTGTACTGCCTGTCTTCCCTTTGACTGTATTGTAAACTTTCTCCCTTGAAGTGAAGTAATATAGGGAAGAGACAGATGTCTTTTTAAGTAGACAGATGGAATCGCAGCCAGCAGCCGAAAAAAACCAAGGCTGTGAGCAACCACTAAGTCAATTTCACCATCCTGGGGATCTGCCCCCGGGCACATCGGTATTCCGCCCCCATAGTAGGAAGTATTACCGGCAGCCAGCAGCCAGACATCTGAGAAACTATGAGTTTTTCCGTCTTCTGTAATGACATTTACATCAAGGGGTTTGTAGCGGATTACTGTTTTCAGAAAGACTGCCAGATAGGTCAGCCTTCCGAGAAACGCTCTGTTAAGCAGTTTCTTAATGATGGAAGTCTGGCAGTTTATCGCAGTTTCGGCATCCACTCCCACCCCAATAATCGAAAGGACTTTGCGATTATTCACTTCCAGGATGTCATATTGTTGTGGTTGGTCATTGTTGATCCTCCCAATGGCATTCCTGACAGTGCCGGGAATATTAAGCGCCCTGGCGAAGTCATTGCCGGAACCCGATGGTATGAGCCCGAAAGGCAGCCTGAGAGAATACAGCTCGTTTACTGCCTGATGCAGTGTTCCGTCTCCCCCGACGACAATAATTCCTTTCAGCTTGCTTTCGTATGGTGTAACGGTGGTTCTGATTTCTTCCCACATGTCCTGTCCTTTGAACTCATGGGAAAGAAAAGCTTTATAGGAAGAGGAGAGGTCTTCATTCAGGAGCTTTAAAACACGGTTATATCTTCTTCTGCCAGAGTATGAATTAATAATTACTATGTACATAAGTGTCTCCTTTAAAATGAACAATGCTAATTTATTATAACATTGTTACGGCAGAAAGTTTTTAAAAATTCAAATTGTATACGGCAAGGTAACAGCTTCGGAGAATCACTTTCTATACTTTTAACTATACTAATTTTCTAAATATGAAGATTATATGATAATTTCCTTCATATTCTGGCAAAAAAGCATTGCAGCCTTTATAATGAGGTGGTAACTTGATATGAGCTGAAAAGAATCACCACCAGCAAAACCGTTAGGAGGGTTAGCTATGCTATCAAATATCGGCATTCCCGGGCTGATTTTAATTCTTGTAATTGCCCTGGTTATTTTTGGCCCGAAAAAACTTCCCGAGATTGGAAGGGCTATGGGGCAAACATTGAAGGAATTTAAAAACTCGACCAGAGAACTAACAAAAGACGAAGAAGACGAGAAGAAAAACCAGTAGGTATTTAAAATAAATAGGTTGAAAAGATGTGAGGTGTCTTCCATCTTACATCTTTTTATGTTTAAGGAGCGTCATGCCATGAATGAAGAAAGCATGAATCTCATGGAACATCTTGGTGAACTGAGAAAAAGAATAATGATTACCCTGGGCGCTTTTATACTGTTCTTTATTCTTTCCTTCATTTTTATCAGGGACATCTATGAGTGGTTTGTAAAAGATCTTGATATGACTCTGACTGTTCTCGGCCCTCTGGACATAATCTGGGTTTATTTTTCCTTAGCAGGTATTATAGCTATTGCCCTTACTGTGCCAATACTTATCCTGCAGATCTGGCTTTTCGTAAAACCCGGGCTTACTCCAAAAGAACAAAAAGTTACAGTGATGTACATTCCTGCGTCGTTTATTTTATTCGCAGGCGGCCTGGCATTCGGATATTTTATAGTCCTGCCCCTCGTGCTCAACTTTTTAGTCGGTCTAGGGGATCAAATGTTTCAGACGATGTTTACTCCGGACAGGTATTTTCAGTTCGTGATAAGGATGACGGTACCATTCAGTATCTTATTTGAAATGCCCTTAGTCGTAATGTTCCTTACAAGTATCGGGATCCTTACACCTGACGGCATGAAAAAGAACAGGAAGTACGCTTATTTTGGAATTGTAGTTGTAAGTGTATTGATTTCACCACCTGATTTAATATCTGACATACTGGTAATTGTTCCACTGATTTTCCTTTATGAAATCAGCATCAACCTTTCCAGGATTGTGTACCGGAGAAGGATGAAAAAAGAACAGGAAGCCGAAATAAAACCATAAAAAAACTGCCTTCTATATAATGGAAGGCAGTTTTTCTTTACAATTTTATATAGTTAAGATCAGGGTCAGTCTGCAGTTTCTCAAGTGCTCGGACTATTTCTTCTACAGATTCTTCATTGTAACAGTCGTATGAATCTATATCGAGATGGAGGACTGGGCAGATGTCAAAGGCAGATATCCAGTCATTGTATCTGTTATATAACTCACTCCAGAATTCCACGGGAGTGTTTATTTCCATTTCCCTTCCTCTTGCTTCGATGCGGTTTAAAATGCTTGGCAGTTTGCCGTCTATATAAATCAGGACATCCGGTTTAGGAAAATAAGGGGACATAACCATAGCGTCAAACAAAGACTGGTATGTTTCAAAATCCCTGTCGGACATATTTCCATTATCATACTGAAGCCTGGCAAAGATTCCCGTGTCTTCATATATGCTTCTGTCCTGGACATAACCCAGCCCTGTTTCATGCATTTTCTTCTGTTGTTTAAAGCGTTCTGCCAGGAAATAAATCTGCAGATGGAACGACCATTTTTTAAAGTTATCATAATAGTCTTCCAGATAAGGGTTCCCGTCAACTTTTTCAAAGGAAGGTTTGAAGCCCAGTGCTTCTGCAAGGGTTTTTGTTAACGTGGATTTCCCTGCCCCTACTGTACCTGCTAATGTAATCAAGGAATCAGGGCGTAAGTTATGGTTTAGTTTTGGCATATAAGTTTTCCACTCCAATAAAAAATACTCAATATAAGTGCTTTTAGAATTAAAATAAGGATTGCTGCTTATCTGCTATATCAGTGACCTGGTCTATTATCCGCTGGAGATCATGAGGGTTATTGACAAAATCTGTTTTGTCGCCGTTAATTTGCAACACTGGAATATGTGGATAAACCCTTGTGTGATCTTTGATAAACTGGCGATAATTTTCTGAAAGTGTCTCCAGATAAAGAGGATCTATGGACTTTTCAAATGTACGTCCCCTCATCTCTATCCTTTCAAGAAGCGTAGGCAGACTTGCGTCCAGATAAATGATGATATTCGGCTTAGGAAGGTCATTTGTAAGAATCCTGTATATTCGATCATATTTATCGAAGTGGTCCTGCGATAAAGTCTGTTTGGCAAAGATGAGATTTTTAAATATATGGTAATCACTTATGACAGGGTGGCCCTGGGACAGAAAATTCTCGTATGTATCTTCCAGCTGTTTATAGCGGTTGCATAAGAAAAACATCTCTGTCTGAAAACTCCACTCTTCGGTATTTTCATAAAACTTTCCAAGAAAAGGGTTTTCGTCCACGATTTCCTTCAGAAGTGCATAATTATAATGGTGTGATAAAAGATCAGCCAAGGAGGTCTTGCCGGCTCCAATTGGGCCTTCTACAGCGATGAACGGGACGCGAAACTGCTGGCTCATATCGTTTAAACGCCTCCTTTCTTTGAATAATTAACTTTCCTTACTAGTTTTGTTTGCAGCCATTGAAAAATGTCGAATGAAGTAAAAACAAATTTAATTCTACCATATTCTAACGAGAAGGAAACCTATTATATTTACTTTTATCCTTGTCTTATTGCGGAAATATATTAATAAAATCTGTTTAATTAAGTTCGGGGAAGGTAACTATTCTTAACAAGCAGCAGTTCCTATAGTATGATTGACGGAGTGATTTATAAAGGAGGTGTTCTAATGAGCCAAAAGGTAAAAATAGTAACTGATTCTACACTTGATATGAGAAAAGAAGAAATAGAGCAGCTAGGCGTAACGATTGTGCCCCTTTCTGTAACTATAGGAGATCAGTCTTATATAGATGGAGTGGACATTACAGCACATGAATTTGTGAACATGCTCGTTAACTCAGATGAAATGCCCCGAAGCTCCCAGCCCTCTGTAGGGTCTTTCGTTGAAGTATATGATGAACTAGGGAAGGATGGAAGTCCTGTTATATCTATCCATATGACCAGTGGGATGAGCGGAACCTATTCCTCTGCAAAAACAGCAGCAGATATGTCGAAAAGTGATGTTACAGTTATCGATTCCAAATATATCTCCTGTGCACTGGGTTTCCAGGTGAAGGAAGCGAGTGAAATGGCGAAGAGTGGGGCAACTGTTGAAGAAATCGTAAATCGCCTTGAAACAGTCAGGAAAAATACCTCTCTCTATATTATGGTAGATACGCTGGAATATTTAGTTAAAGGCGGCCGCATTGGGCGTGGGAAGGCTTTAGTAGGGTCTCTGTTAAAAATTAAGCCGGTTGCTTCCCTTCAGGATGGCGTATATACACCTGTTTCAAAAGTCAGGTCCTACATGCAGATGGTTAAATATATGAAAAAACGTTTTGAAGAAGAAACGGCAGGTAGAATTGTAAGAGGAATGGGGATTGCCCAGGTAGAAGCGCGGGAACTGGCAGGAGAACTTCGCGGAGTTATCAAAGATTCTACCAGTTTCAGAGATATACCGATCGTGGACACCACACCAATAATCAGTACGCATACAGGCCCTGGTGCTATTGCGTTTATGTACTATACAGACGATAAATGAGGCGCTGGCCCGGATTAATAAAACGAATTTCTGATACTAAGCAGAAGTTCGTTTTTGTTTTGCCCGTTTTTTCTGCTGAGGGTGCTCTTGATTTCCCTGTGTTAGAGTGAATACAGGTTCATGCAGAAATAATTATTGTTAACTAAATTCCAAATAAGTTACAATGATAGATAGGCAAAGGAGGCGAGGAAGACAATGCGAACAGGCTTAATACTGGAAGGCGGAGGTATGAGAGGAGTATATACAGGGGGAATACTGGAATATTTTCTGGAAAACAATATACGTTTTCCGTATGTCACCGCAGTTTCTGCCGGGGCTTGTAATGCGTCATCCTTTATATCCAGGCAGAAGGGAAGAAATAAAGAAGTAACGATCGGTTACGCCGATCATCCTGAATATATTTCTTTTAAAAGGCTGTTTAAAAACGGCGAATTATTTAACTTTGACTTGATTTTCGATCAAATACCAAACAGGGAAAATCTATTCGATTACCAAACCTTTAACAGTTCTGAAGAAAAGTTTTATATCGGGACAACAGATTGTAAAACGGGAGAAACCATCTACTATGAAAAGTCGGAAATAGGTGAAGACCTTAACAAAATTCTCCGTGCTTCATGTTCTTTACCAATGCTTTCCCCATTAATTGAATATGACGGGCGCTTTCTCCTGGACGGGGGAATAAGTGACCCTATTCCTGTTAATAAATCGCTGAATGATGGCAATGAAAAACATGTAATAGTTCTCACCCAGTGTGAAGGTTACCTGAAAAAGCCTGTTAAACGGGGGAAATGGTGGTATCGCAGAAAATACAGGAATTACCCGGGGCTTATTGACATTATCGAAAACCGTTCCAGGCTGTATAACGACTCCCTGAAAAAAGTCCGTCAGCTTGAACAGGAAGGGAAGGCTTTCGTTTTTCGCCCTGAAAATTTACAAGGGGTAACCAGAATTGAACGAAAAAAAGAAAGGCTGCAGGCCTTGTATGACCATGGTTATGAACAGGCAAAACAACAGCATGAAGCTCTAGAATCATTTTTACAATCCGAACCTGTTTGCCGCCAGGCAACAGGGAATTAAAAGAGCTCTGTTAATCGACAGAGCTCTTTCGTCTGCAATGTTGTTTTGTACATAACACTATCAAAAGCTTATTTCAGATAAAGCAGGTGTTTAGATGAACCGAAAAAAGGGCTACCGGCTACTCG
Protein-coding regions in this window:
- a CDS encoding patatin family protein; translated protein: MRTGLILEGGGMRGVYTGGILEYFLENNIRFPYVTAVSAGACNASSFISRQKGRNKEVTIGYADHPEYISFKRLFKNGELFNFDLIFDQIPNRENLFDYQTFNSSEEKFYIGTTDCKTGETIYYEKSEIGEDLNKILRASCSLPMLSPLIEYDGRFLLDGGISDPIPVNKSLNDGNEKHVIVLTQCEGYLKKPVKRGKWWYRRKYRNYPGLIDIIENRSRLYNDSLKKVRQLEQEGKAFVFRPENLQGVTRIERKKERLQALYDHGYEQAKQQHEALESFLQSEPVCRQATGN
- a CDS encoding DegV family protein, which produces MSQKVKIVTDSTLDMRKEEIEQLGVTIVPLSVTIGDQSYIDGVDITAHEFVNMLVNSDEMPRSSQPSVGSFVEVYDELGKDGSPVISIHMTSGMSGTYSSAKTAADMSKSDVTVIDSKYISCALGFQVKEASEMAKSGATVEEIVNRLETVRKNTSLYIMVDTLEYLVKGGRIGRGKALVGSLLKIKPVASLQDGVYTPVSKVRSYMQMVKYMKKRFEEETAGRIVRGMGIAQVEARELAGELRGVIKDSTSFRDIPIVDTTPIISTHTGPGAIAFMYYTDDK
- a CDS encoding diacylglycerol kinase family protein, which translates into the protein MYIVIINSYSGRRRYNRVLKLLNEDLSSSYKAFLSHEFKGQDMWEEIRTTVTPYESKLKGIIVVGGDGTLHQAVNELYSLRLPFGLIPSGSGNDFARALNIPGTVRNAIGRINNDQPQQYDILEVNNRKVLSIIGVGVDAETAINCQTSIIKKLLNRAFLGRLTYLAVFLKTVIRYKPLDVNVITEDGKTHSFSDVWLLAAGNTSYYGGGIPMCPGADPQDGEIDLVVAHSLGFFRLLAAIPSVYLKRHLSLPYITSLQGRKFTIQSKGRQAVQGDGEEIGITPAYIKVHRKAVKFF
- a CDS encoding deoxynucleoside kinase, producing MPKLNHNLRPDSLITLAGTVGAGKSTLTKTLAEALGFKPSFEKVDGNPYLEDYYDNFKKWSFHLQIYFLAERFKQQKKMHETGLGYVQDRSIYEDTGIFARLQYDNGNMSDRDFETYQSLFDAMVMSPYFPKPDVLIYIDGKLPSILNRIEARGREMEINTPVEFWSELYNRYNDWISAFDICPVLHLDIDSYDCYNEESVEEIVRALEKLQTDPDLNYIKL
- a CDS encoding deoxynucleoside kinase, which translates into the protein MSQQFRVPFIAVEGPIGAGKTSLADLLSHHYNYALLKEIVDENPFLGKFYENTEEWSFQTEMFFLCNRYKQLEDTYENFLSQGHPVISDYHIFKNLIFAKQTLSQDHFDKYDRIYRILTNDLPKPNIIIYLDASLPTLLERIEMRGRTFEKSIDPLYLETLSENYRQFIKDHTRVYPHIPVLQINGDKTDFVNNPHDLQRIIDQVTDIADKQQSLF
- a CDS encoding cytosine permease; translated protein: MKENELAAVKKEHFIERLGLESVPVSMRTTTAFDYIKIQTAVSVNAGNFLVPALAVLEGGLTFLQAVISVVAGAAAAFFFVSLLSFPGSVYGFPAQFSIRMILGTKGAMYLSSPVRALTSLYWFSVQTIGGAYIVQEILRRIFHIDLPFLLISVFLAVVMAYLALVGFNAIKKFTAYFTPVLLLAAAVMLFIYFTGETGAKSQPSEILAASGTGSAGTMFFFASLAFVQYISGVSASSDLARYGKSPRGAFTGIFIGNTTGFFFTAVLGAYTAAVSGHWNPFLITSRMTESVLFLIIIFAAAIGSMVSININNAYSGGFSLLNSVPRLGRVKCALIFGAAGVLLSTYPAIVDEASSFISALGMLIIPLSGVIVSDFLFIKKRKFSEEDLQKLAENSLELNRDALYSAGFGLLVYILVPADYSPGFIAFAVSAAVYYVLAKKRIAR
- a CDS encoding twin-arginine translocase TatA/TatE family subunit, encoding MLSNIGIPGLILILVIALVIFGPKKLPEIGRAMGQTLKEFKNSTRELTKDEEDEKKNQ
- a CDS encoding NRDE family protein, whose translation is MCLIGLMINEHPDYPFIFASNRDEFYSRETERASEWEGPPGLIAGKDLEKGGTWLGITKSGDFAALTNVREPSADAEGKRSRGELVKSYFENREAFYKNLGQASLYGGFNLIFGNMRQLSYFSNKAERKASLTNGIHALSNAALNTPWPKVEHLKAGMKELVSVKSSSELEENLFSLLKADQVFPDDQLPDTGVGTELEKMLSPLFISSDQYGTRSSTVILVDKNLNCTFVERSYVPSSGEKRFTFKIG
- the tatC gene encoding twin-arginine translocase subunit TatC — encoded protein: MNEESMNLMEHLGELRKRIMITLGAFILFFILSFIFIRDIYEWFVKDLDMTLTVLGPLDIIWVYFSLAGIIAIALTVPILILQIWLFVKPGLTPKEQKVTVMYIPASFILFAGGLAFGYFIVLPLVLNFLVGLGDQMFQTMFTPDRYFQFVIRMTVPFSILFEMPLVVMFLTSIGILTPDGMKKNRKYAYFGIVVVSVLISPPDLISDILVIVPLIFLYEISINLSRIVYRRRMKKEQEAEIKP